In Nostoc piscinale CENA21, the genomic stretch AGGCAGAAGGTTTTGTTCAGAAAAGGATTCTGACTCCTCCTGAAAAATAGCCACTGCCTTCTGCCATAAAATTACCAAGGATGAGTGATAATCACCCGCGATCGCCCTCTAAAGGGTGTCCGTTGCCAGGAATTATTGATAATCACTGGATTGACGATTGTGGAATCTTTAATAATGGGATTCACCAAAGTCGGGTTCACCAGTGTGGAATTATTGAACCTGTCGTACCTGACTTGAGGATAATAGGGGTAGATGGTGCGGCTAGGTAAAAGCCCTGTTGTGGGATCTACGGGCATAGGTGTGGGAATCGGACTACCATAAATAAAAGAACCAACAGCAGGCGGCTGATTGACGCTAAAAGGATTGCTGCGATCAATCACAATCACTTGTTGGGCTGAAGCTGGAGTAATTACGGTACTCATCAATACCAAAGTGATTCCGGCTCCTAGCCAATTCAGTTGAAAAAGCTTGATATCTACCATATTTTGCTCACCTGCATTGCATAATTAAGGGTTTTTACAGATGACTTCTAGTTAGAATTGTAAAAGCTTATTTACTCGAAGATTGCCAGCTTTTGAAAAGATTACAAAAAGATTTCTGGCGTTGGCAAAATTAAAGCAGGGCTGATTTAATATGCAAGACGTGAGTGAACAAAGTTTAGAAATTGCCAGAAAGCGTTACCAAGCTGGGAGAATTGCCTTTGAAAATGGGCAGTATCGGGAAGCGATTGAAAATCTGGAAAAGGCCAGCGCCTTGTTAGCGCGGAATTCCCGCTTAGGGGGAGAAGCACAACTATGGCTAGTAACAGCTTATGAAGCAGCCGGCAGAAATGAAGAAGCGATCGCACTTTGCAAACAACTACAACGCCATCCTTATTCCGAAACAAATAAACAAGCTCGGCGATTGCTCTACATTTTACAAGCACCAAAGCTGAAACGACCCAGCGAATGGATGACGGAGATTCCCGATTTGGGTGCATTATCGGATAATGAATCGAAAATGCGGGTGGCGACTAATCCCCCCAAATCTTCTGTCAAGAAAAAACCTGCTGACAAGGAATTTGTTGATCTCAGCCAAGTTAATACCAAAGATAATCGCTTTATTTGGGTAGCGATCGCTGCTATTGGATTAATTCTCTCCTACTTAACTTGGTTGGCATTCTGAAGTATGAAGTATGAAGTATAAAGTGGTTATCAATCATGCAGAACAAGATACCCTACTTATTAAAGAAGTCTGATCTGCATCCTTTATGCTCTAAGTCAAATATGAAATTTTATTTCAGACTTCATACTTCAAAATTCATACTTCTTGAGGAGAAATACAGTGATGAATTTTTCTAAGTTGGGAAAAATATTGATGTGGTTAATTCAACCATTGGGCGGGTTAATGACACAACTCAGACACAACATTAACCGCATCTTTTCCCCAAGAAAAACTATTTTGTGGCTAGTAGTGTTAACATCCCTGCTGTTGTCTGGGTGTGTAAAGTATGATGTTGGCGTGAATTTTCATCACTCCAATAGCGGCGAACTAGTGCAGCATATTAAGTTAGGTGAACAGCTTACTAGTTTTAGTGGTGATTATGTATATGCCTGGTTAGATAGTATAGAAAATCGGACTCGTAAACTAGAAGGCAAAGTCCGACGTATTTCTCAAGAAGAACTAATAGTTACCATTCCCTTTAGTAATGGTCAAGAATTACAAACTAAGTTTAATGACTTTTTTAATTCCCACAACAACCAAAAAGTAGCAGCTACAAATAGCGAAGCTGAATCAGAATTACCGAAAATTGAATCTAATTTACTGCTATTCCAGAATAATTTTTTATTGTTAGTGCGGAATCGGTTAATTTATGATTTAGACTTGCGATCGCTGGCGTTAATTGCCAGTAAAGGTAACGTCATTGCTGATCCAGGTGCAATTCTCAATTTAGAATTTAGCTTAAACACTCCCTGGGGTGCGAACAATATTCAACTCACTGAAAATGCTGTCGAACCAGAAAAACAAGGTAATCAACTGCTGTGGCGACTCCAACCCGGTGAACTCAATCATATAGAAGTAGTATTTTGGCTTCCCAGTCCTTTGGGTATTGGTGCTTTGTTAATTGTCTTGTTCGTTTGGGGTGGAATGTACCTCAGATACACCTTTATGCCAGATCCAAGAGTTCAGTTTACACCTCAATCAACTGCAACAGAATCTTAATTTATCCAAAGAGAATTCAGTAGTCAGGAGCCAGAATTCAATTCTGAATTCTGTGCCAGTTGCGGGTATTTTCCCCCACTAATTAATTCTAACTTCTGAATTCTGACTTCTTCAAAGCAACGAATTCTATTCTTGAGGGCTACTAGGTAGTACTCCCGTGATAGTTCTTCCTATTCCAGTCTTTTCAGCTACTGCTTGTAGATCATTATTCCAGGTGAGTGGTACTTCAATAACACAGGCGCGATGAAAACGAACTGTCTCGCCATTCTCAACATAGATGATTTCATCTTCGAGAAAGTGGCGGTATGTGTCTAGTACTGTACCAATTAACTCCGTACCTTCCACAGCAGTGATTTCTACATAAATGGCTTCAAAACAGTTATCTGGATAGTTCACCTGAACCCGCACAATATGATTCACGCTTAGATGTTGGCGCACCTCTGACTTGAGTTGTTCGCCATTCCAATCATAAATGTCTTCTTCTTGCAGTTGATGAAATGTCACACCAGATTTCATTGTGTAGATACCTTATCAATGATCCATCTTTTCATTATCCTCTTACTGCCAGAACAAACCAGTGAGTACAAGAGGTAAAAGTATTAATATAGACACAATTAAAACAACAGTTGCTGGATCAATTTTAATGGTATTCTTCTGTGGATCACGCATTTGACTAATCTCTCACAATAACTATACTTATATCTATTCTCTATGAAGATGTACCTAATTATTTTGGGATATAGCAGTCCTATGTGAGATAGGAACAAAATAGACAAGGGAGACAAGGGAGACAAGGTTGAGAGATGTTTATCAATGATTTAGGATTGCTATAGCAATCTTAAATCATTTGTGAAATTCTCTTTCTTTTCCTCCTTCTCTTTCTTTGTGTCCTACCCTTCTCCCAAAGGGAGACGCTACGCGAACGGGAAGCCACTTCGTGTCTATGCGCCCTTTGCGGTACCCTTCGGGAAGCCGCTTCGCGTCTACGTTAAAAAGAATACTTTTTCACAACTCAGATAGGATTGCTATATATGAATAATAATCTGGGGAAAACTCTGGGTATGTTGCGTTGACTATAAAACAAACTGCCAACGAATAAGAACTCGCTGGCAGTTTCTAGGAAAAAGTTTAACTAGATTTAGGAATTTCCTAACGATAGTTTGTAAATTGTAATGCAACTGGGTAGTCTTCTTGTTTTAACCGTTGAATGATAATTTGTAAATCATCTTTTGATTTTGCAGAAACCCGTACAGCATCACCTTGAATTGAAGCTTGCACCTTTTTAAATTCATCACGAATCAATTTAGAAATTTGCTTGGCAATATCCTGGCTGATACCTTTTTTGAGTGTGATTTCTTGACGTACACGATTACCACTCGCAGATTCAACTTTGCCAAATTCAAAAATCTTTTGAGAGAGACTACGCTTGGCAGCTTTTTCGCGCAGAATGTTGTGTACAGAATCTAAAGTAAACTCACTGTCGGTATTAACAGTAATAGTTGTTTCACCCAATTCAACTGTAGTTTTAGTATCTTTGAGGTCATATCGACTGTTAACGTCTCGCACAACTTGATCAACAGCGTTAACTAATTCTTGCCGATCAAAATCGCTCACAATGTCAAAGGAGTAAGTTGAAGCCATAAAAATTGTTAACTTTGGGATTGTGGATGAGTTTATTGGTAATTGGTATTATCTCTCCTCTTCCCTAATTTTAATTATTTGCTTGCATGATGCTAAAGAAGAAGAGCGTAGCAGAACCCAAAGAACCAACAGCAAACATCAGCGATCGCAAAAGCGGTATATTCAAAATATAAAAGATAGAGTATAACAACCGCGTCACGACAAAAGCGATCGCCGCAACTACAGCCACAGTAGAATTTACATTAGTGACATAAGCCATCAATGCGGCGACAGCAAAAATCGTAAATGTTTCAAAAGAATTTTGATGCGCCCAAGTCGCTCGTTGAGCATAAGGTGGCAATTTATCAAACATCGCGCGAGGTGCGGAAATATCATATCCCACACTCAACCGGGCATACGCCACCAGCAAAAACGGCAGATAAATTAATACAGCAGCTGCGGCAATACAGTACAAAAAAATAGTCATTAGCTACTAGTCCATAATTATTAGTCATTAGTCATTGGTCATTAGTCATTAGTAAATTGCAAATGACAAAGGACAAATGACAACGGATAAATGACTAATCAAAGTAAAACAAAGTTACTACTTTTCTTTGTTCTTCGGCATCCCCACAAGTTTGTAGCAGAGTGCGACTGTCATGAAAAGCAAAACAAATTAACTGTTGGCAACGCGAGACAATCTCTTTGTTACAGATGTAACTAGCTTCAGCCAGAGTCAGGTTATCGTTACTGGGATTTTCTACCAGGTGCATTACCTGTTCTAACTGTTGCCGAGATTCGTAAGGCTGACGTTCCAAGCTTTGGGGAAGAATTACAGTTAGCAAATTGGGATCAGCCCGCATTGCGCCCTTGATGGCAGCTGAATTCGTTCCCGTAGCCCCAGAGGTAATAATCCGATTGCCTGATAACACCAAAGCGTATGTCATCATTTCAATCAGATTTTGATGGGTAATCGGCACATGACGAGAACCCAGCAAAGCAATTCGCTTAGAACCTGTTTGCTGGATTGTCGCCAGTTCTTGCGCTAATGTATCGAGGTTAATCAGGTCTATTGACTGGCTCAAAGATAAAATTAATTAGAATTTAACGACCCAGCTATTTTACCAAACAGAGTGTAGGTAGACAGCCAGCTGAAGTTAGACATTGCTACAATTTTTGAATTATTTAACTAAGTAGCTGGCTAAGTGAGTCAAGATAGCAGTCTTATTTTATGTGTGAACAAGGGAGATAAGGGAGACAAGGAAGATAGGGTGGACAAGGGAGAGAGTGTTTATAAATCATTGAAGATTGCTAGAGTTAACCAAAATCAGGCTTTTGATGAACATTGACCAGGCCAATTTTAGATTTTGGATTTTAGATTCAGGGAAATGTTCAATCTAAAATCCAAAATTGGTTAATTCCCTGGTGGGTAAAGTCAATCTCAAAGATACTTAGTGTGTGGCTAAGATAAGGCTGCTGCTGTACTTAAGCCCAGTTTCAGTAATAAACGCTCAATATCAAAATGCTCATTCATCAATTGGCGGATGCACTGCACCTTAATTGGTTCATGGACACGTACTTGACCAAAAGTCCGGTCAACAATTTCTACGGTAGTCAAGGTGTCTAAGTCAACAGACAAAATTGGGATTTCCAGTTCTTCAGCACGACTGAGAATAAATTGCGGCGGTGGTAATTGTCCTGTGAGAATTAGGCATTGAGTTGAGGTTTCTAGGGCAGCTTGTTGAATTTCTACCCGATCGCCTCCTGTGACTACTGCCATGTTACGCCGTTTGCGGAAATACTTGACAGCTGCATTGACGTTCATCGCCCCAATAGCCAGACTTTCTACCATCAAGTCTAAGCGATCGCTACGGCAGAGAACTTCCGCATTTAACTGGTTGACTAGTTCCCCGACGCTGACACTCCGCAGTAAATCATTTTTTGGCAGTGTTCCTAATACGGCAATTCCTTGCTGTTCCAAAAATGGACGCACAAGGGTTTCAACCATTTCCAATTCTTGGGGAGGAATATCATTGAGAACAACACCCACCAAGCGATCGCCTACACGCTCTTTTGCTGCCAACAACGCATCTAGAGAAAGTAACGAGTTGTAACGATTAACCAACAAAACCGCAGCGTCTAAAACTTCAGCGACTTGTAGCGTTGATAAATCAAATAAATGTCCTTCTGTTAAATTGCCTGGCCCCTCCAGTAAGACTAAATCGCCGCGAGTAACTTGCAAATATTCCTGAATCAGCGACTGGCGATAATTATTGTTATCTTCGCCACTTAAACGTTTTTGGACACTGACTGCATCTAAAGCCAGCATGGTAGGCGCAATGCGGTTGGCTGCTAGATTCAGGCTAGAAGCAATAAACTGGACATCTTCTTCAATTAAGGTACCGCTAGAGGTTGTCAAACAAGTTCCCAGCGGTTTGCCGTAGGCAATATCCAGTCCTTTTTGCTGTAGCTGATAAGACAAACCCAAAACTGTTGCAGATTTTCCGCTATAAGTTTCAGTTGAGCCAATCAGCAGATGTTTAGCAGATTTTGGCACACATGCACTCCTAATTTCAAAAGGAAGTAGAACCCAGCTAGGTGTTTACTAATTTTAGTTTGTTCCAGCAAAAGACTTACGCTCTCAGCGAGCATAGTTTTTGAGAATTAACATTTTTTTTGGTCAATAAAATAGCTTTTATCTACAGTATTGATCCTGTAAAGTTACTAACTACTAGGTATTGAAAATAATGCTTAAAATGTTATGGGCTGGATGCTAAATATATCAACTAGACTATGCCTTAATGTTCGTAAGCATAACTGTCTGGGTTAGGTTCAAGGGAAATAGTTTTCCCTTGTAATCCTATACCCTCAACTTTCAGGGAATTAATTTATTCATCAATACGCAGCAACTTTCTGTAGAATGATTGGGAAAAGTCTGTGACACGATAACGTTTATAGTTTTCCATTAATTCAATTAAAAAACTAATAAACTCAAAGCTGGCCATCATCACTTCATAACTGAGTTCAGCATTACCATCAAACTGCATTCGGCAGCGCGTTAAGTCTGAAGGCAGGGTGGCCACATTCCAAGAAGCGACAAAGGGAATATTTTCACTGGCTTCTATTTTGCGGTGTCCCTCCAAAATACCTTTTTGATAGAGACTGATGGCATAGGGCAAGAAATTCCGCTTTGTACCCTGAATATAAGGCAAGTAAACGCTTGCTTGCTGCTGAGTTGCAGGCTGGAGTTGCTCAATAGACATTGTTGAATATTCCTCAAGTTAGGTGAAACTGGGGATATTAGTCGTTGTCAATAGTATTCCCAAAAAAAACTGATGTAATACACACTACAAAAGCACAACTCTCAGGAAAAGCCTGAAAATATTTCGCAAAAAACATTAATGAATAGCAATAATCAATAAGTAATTCTTTGTATTTTGTCTTTTTAGTTTTGAGTTTGTGATAGTGAGAGCAAAGTTACTACTAAGAAATATTAAAATTTCGGTTACAATAAGGCTGCATTAACTTTTATCCAAGCTGGGGCAGTAGCGACGAAAAAACCTAACACTAGGTCTTGAAGACGCTGATTGCAATGTCTCACAACCAAAAGCTGTGCCTATCTTGTAATTACTTCGTTGAATCTACCGTTGCCGTTGAAAAGCAACTTAATGTTGATACAGCAAGTAATGCTAGATGGCAGAGTAAAAGTTTGACGTTACAGAATTCCCGGCTTATTTATGGGTGTAGAAAAATACTGGTATCGCATTAAGTAACCTATGCCAGCGAACTCCTGGCCTGAAAACGATTCATACAAAGAGCTTGACCCGCTAGATTCTCTGTTGGCTGACCTATCGGCGACAGAAGATTCATTGGTAGGGACAAATCGTTTGTCTCAACCATCACGGTTTCAAGGACGTAGACGTAAAGCCGCTCTGGTGTTGTCAATAGTTTGGAGTGGTACGATCGCTCTACACTTAGCTTCTTGGGCTTACATTTTTGTTCTGGGGTTGACCACAATCCTGGGTGTTCATGCGTTAGTGGTGATATTCGCTAAACCTCGCCGTTATCAAAAAGAAATGCAGGGTGAATTACCTTCTGTATCTTTGTTGGTAGCTGCCAAAAATGAGGAAGCGGTGATTGGGAAGTTAGTCAAGAATTTGTGCAATTTGGAATATCCAGATGGACAATACGAAGTCTGGATAATTGACGATAACAGTACTGACAAAACACCGCAAATCCTAGCAGAACTGGCGAAGGAATACAAAAAACTCAAAGTACTGAGGCGTTCCCCCCAAGCTGGTGGCGGTAAGTCGGGAGCATTAAATCAAGTTCTGCCCCAGACGAAAGGCGAAATTATTGCTGTGTTTGATGCTGATGCTCAAGTGTCATCAGATTTGTTACTCCAAATAGTACCTTTGTTTCAAAAAGAAAAAGTTGGTGCAGTGCAGGTGCGGAAAGCGATCGCCAACGCTAAAGAAAAATTTTTGGACAAAAGGTCAGATGGCAGAAATGGCACTGGATACTTGGTTCCAGCAGCAGCGCATTGCTTTGGGTGGAATCGGGGAATTGCGCGGTAACGGTCAATTTGTCCGCCGCACAGCCTTAGACAGTTGTGGTGGGTGGAATGAAGAAACCATCACCGACGACTTGGATATGACCTTGCGCTTGCATTTGGACAACTGGGATATTGAGTGTGTGTTCTCCCCAGCCGTGCAGGAAGAAGGTGTCACCAATGCGATCGCGCTTTGGCATCAGCGCAACCGTTGGGCAGAAGGCGGCTATCAGCGTTATTTAGATTACTGGGATCTGATTCTGAAAAACCGTATGGGAACCCGCAAAACCTGGGATATGCTCATGTTTATGATCACCATGTACATCTTGCCTACGGCTGCCATCCCAGACTTATTAATGGCAATTGCTAGGCATCGCTTACCACTGCTAGGCCCAGCTACTACCTTATCTGTATCTATGTCCGTGTTTGGAATGTTTGCCGGACTACGACGGATACGTCAAGAGCAGAAATTCACCGTTGCGACTTATCCGGTGTTACTACTACAAACCCTGCGCGGCACATTATACATGCTGCACTGGTTAGTAGTGATGAGTA encodes the following:
- a CDS encoding tetratricopeptide repeat protein, encoding MQDVSEQSLEIARKRYQAGRIAFENGQYREAIENLEKASALLARNSRLGGEAQLWLVTAYEAAGRNEEAIALCKQLQRHPYSETNKQARRLLYILQAPKLKRPSEWMTEIPDLGALSDNESKMRVATNPPKSSVKKKPADKEFVDLSQVNTKDNRFIWVAIAAIGLILSYLTWLAF
- a CDS encoding DUF3153 domain-containing protein; the encoded protein is MNFSKLGKILMWLIQPLGGLMTQLRHNINRIFSPRKTILWLVVLTSLLLSGCVKYDVGVNFHHSNSGELVQHIKLGEQLTSFSGDYVYAWLDSIENRTRKLEGKVRRISQEELIVTIPFSNGQELQTKFNDFFNSHNNQKVAATNSEAESELPKIESNLLLFQNNFLLLVRNRLIYDLDLRSLALIASKGNVIADPGAILNLEFSLNTPWGANNIQLTENAVEPEKQGNQLLWRLQPGELNHIEVVFWLPSPLGIGALLIVLFVWGGMYLRYTFMPDPRVQFTPQSTATES
- a CDS encoding YajQ family cyclic di-GMP-binding protein, with product MASTYSFDIVSDFDRQELVNAVDQVVRDVNSRYDLKDTKTTVELGETTITVNTDSEFTLDSVHNILREKAAKRSLSQKIFEFGKVESASGNRVRQEITLKKGISQDIAKQISKLIRDEFKKVQASIQGDAVRVSAKSKDDLQIIIQRLKQEDYPVALQFTNYR
- a CDS encoding MAPEG family protein — protein: MTIFLYCIAAAAVLIYLPFLLVAYARLSVGYDISAPRAMFDKLPPYAQRATWAHQNSFETFTIFAVAALMAYVTNVNSTVAVVAAIAFVVTRLLYSIFYILNIPLLRSLMFAVGSLGSATLFFFSIMQANN
- a CDS encoding phosphotransacetylase family protein; the encoded protein is MPKSAKHLLIGSTETYSGKSATVLGLSYQLQQKGLDIAYGKPLGTCLTTSSGTLIEEDVQFIASSLNLAANRIAPTMLALDAVSVQKRLSGEDNNNYRQSLIQEYLQVTRGDLVLLEGPGNLTEGHLFDLSTLQVAEVLDAAVLLVNRYNSLLSLDALLAAKERVGDRLVGVVLNDIPPQELEMVETLVRPFLEQQGIAVLGTLPKNDLLRSVSVGELVNQLNAEVLCRSDRLDLMVESLAIGAMNVNAAVKYFRKRRNMAVVTGGDRVEIQQAALETSTQCLILTGQLPPPQFILSRAEELEIPILSVDLDTLTTVEIVDRTFGQVRVHEPIKVQCIRQLMNEHFDIERLLLKLGLSTAAALS
- the ebsA gene encoding type IV pilus biogenesis protein EbsA, translating into MSIEQLQPATQQQASVYLPYIQGTKRNFLPYAISLYQKGILEGHRKIEASENIPFVASWNVATLPSDLTRCRMQFDGNAELSYEVMMASFEFISFLIELMENYKRYRVTDFSQSFYRKLLRIDE